Genomic segment of Candidatus Methylomirabilota bacterium:
AGGCCGGCGAGCGTCACGAGATCAGGAGGACCTTCCCCTTGTTCTTCCGATCGAGCACGTACTGGACGGCCGCGCGCGCGTTCGAGAGCGGGAAGCTCCGGTCGATCACGGGCCCGAGCACGCCCTGCGCGACGCGGTCGAGGATCGTACGGAGCTCCCCGATCGAGCCGAGGTTCGTGCCGACGATCCGGAGGTTCTTTCCGTAGACGTGGCGGAGGTCGAGGCGGCCCCAGTGGGTGTCGTGCGAGCCGAGCGTGATGAGCGTGCCGAGGCGGGTCAGCGTGTAGACGGACTTCTCGAGCGTGTCGCCGCCGATGTGCTCGACGACGACGTCCACGCCGCGCTTCCCGGTCCAGCGCTTCGTCTCCTCGACGAAGTCCTCCGTGCGATAGTTCACCACACGCTCGGCGCCGAGTGCCTTCGCGAACTCGATCTTGTCGTCGGAGCCGACCGTCGTGATGACGCGCGCGCCGATGAGCCGCGCGATCTGGATGGCGGCGCTGCCGACGCCGCTGCCCGCGGCCTGGACGAGCACCGTCTGGCCGGGTCTGAGCCCGGCCTTCGCCACGAGCGCGTGCCACGACGTGAGGAACGCGAGCGGCAGCGCCGCGCCGACCTCGAAGCCGATCGCGTCCGGCAGCGGCAGGACGTTCTCGGCCGGCGCCTTCACGAGCTCGGCGTAGCCGCCGTCCCTGTGGGCGCCGAGGTAGCCGTAGCGCACGCACACCGTCCGCTCGCCGCGCAGACAGTACTCGCAGATCCCGCACGCGAAGCCCGGGAAGATGACGACGCGCGCGCCCGGCGCGAGCCCCTTCACCGCCGGGCCGGTCGCCTCGACGGTGCCCGTCACCTCGCAGCCGTTGACGTGGGGCAGGCCCTCGGGCGGCGGGAAGCGGCCGTCGAGGAGCAGCATGTCCACCTGGTTGAGCGCGCACGCGCGCACCCGCACGACGACGTCGCCCGCCGCGGGCATCGGGTCGGGATAGTCGCCGTAGAGGATCCTGTCCGCGCCGCCGTGCTCCTTGAAGTAGGCCGCCCTCAAAACGGCACCTCCGTGCGATCGTCCCTCACGCGCTTGGCCTTGTGGTCGAAGCGCGGGAGCGAGCCCGGCTCGACGATCTCGACCGTCACGCGGATGCCGAGCCCGGTCCGGAGGTCCGCGCCGAGCCGCGCGCGGAGGCCGTCGCGCTCGCGGAGCGAGAGGGACGGCGACGGGTCGATGCGGATCAGGATGTCGTCGAGCCCCTCGTGGCGCCGGAAGACGACCTGGAACTCGTCGACGCCGGCGTGCGGCCGCACGAGCTCTTCCACGCGACGCGGGTAGACGATCACGCCGCGGATCTTCTTCATGTCGTCGATGCGCGCGAGCACGCCGCCCTCGAAGGCGGCGAGCGTCCGGCCGCACGGGCACTTCCGGTCGGCGACCTGCACCATGTCGCGGGTGCGGTAGCGGATGAGCGGCATCGCCTTCCGGTAGAGGCTCGTCAGGACCAGCTCGCCCCGGCCGCCGGGGCCCACCGGCCGGTCGCTCCCGTCGAGGACCTCGGGATAGCAGTAATCCTCGTGCACGTGGGTGAGCCCTGAGCGCGCGTCGCACTCGAAGCCCCACGCGGCGATCTCGGTGAGGCCGGGCAGGTCGTACGCCTTGGCGCCGAACGCCGCCTCGATCTTCGCCTTCGTCGCCGGGATCGACGCGCCGGGCTCGCCCGTGTGCCAGGTGATCCGGACCTTGGTCTGCTTGGCGAGGTCGATGCCCTTCTGCGCGGCGGCCTCGGCGAGGAAGAGCGCATACGAGGGCGTGCAGCCGAGGACCGTGACCGGGTAGGCGAGGAGCGCGTCGAGGCGCTGGTCGGTCGTGAGGCCGCCGACGGGGAACACGAGACAGCCGAGGTCCTGCGCAGCGTAGAAGCCCGACCAGTACCCGATCCACGGCCCGTACGAGAA
This window contains:
- a CDS encoding zinc-binding dehydrogenase codes for the protein MRAAYFKEHGGADRILYGDYPDPMPAAGDVVVRVRACALNQVDMLLLDGRFPPPEGLPHVNGCEVTGTVEATGPAVKGLAPGARVVIFPGFACGICEYCLRGERTVCVRYGYLGAHRDGGYAELVKAPAENVLPLPDAIGFEVGAALPLAFLTSWHALVAKAGLRPGQTVLVQAAGSGVGSAAIQIARLIGARVITTVGSDDKIEFAKALGAERVVNYRTEDFVEETKRWTGKRGVDVVVEHIGGDTLEKSVYTLTRLGTLITLGSHDTHWGRLDLRHVYGKNLRIVGTNLGSIGELRTILDRVAQGVLGPVIDRSFPLSNARAAVQYVLDRKNKGKVLLIS
- a CDS encoding AMP-binding protein, which gives rise to MASRYLEPRLERASRAEMTRLQAQRLRAQVVHAAAHSPFYKRKFKEAGVKPATVRTLGDLARLPFTTKDELKENQAAKPPWGDVLAVPFDEILRVHMTSATTGRPLAFLDTKDDWHGFYHSYARSLYAFGVRRSDVVIAAFSYGPWIGYWSGFYAAQDLGCLVFPVGGLTTDQRLDALLAYPVTVLGCTPSYALFLAEAAAQKGIDLAKQTKVRITWHTGEPGASIPATKAKIEAAFGAKAYDLPGLTEIAAWGFECDARSGLTHVHEDYCYPEVLDGSDRPVGPGGRGELVLTSLYRKAMPLIRYRTRDMVQVADRKCPCGRTLAAFEGGVLARIDDMKKIRGVIVYPRRVEELVRPHAGVDEFQVVFRRHEGLDDILIRIDPSPSLSLRERDGLRARLGADLRTGLGIRVTVEIVEPGSLPRFDHKAKRVRDDRTEVPF